In the Silene latifolia isolate original U9 population chromosome 1, ASM4854445v1, whole genome shotgun sequence genome, GAAGCTAAGGGAGTAGGTGAATCTAGTTCGTTACATATGATTTGGTGGACAATGCATTCTATTGAAATGCACTGTATTTACTATATACATGTACAGTGGTCAtgagaaagagaaatgagaagtctCGTTTAATTTTGTACACCTGAAGTTCCATTCATTCAGTTGTACACTGTCAATCTCCGAAAggatactatctttagtctttagCATTACTGATCACCCGTTGAATATATTTACTTAAGATAAACATATTAAACTGTCAGGAATAGCTTATGATGCATTTCATAGTCTCATTTCTCAATGTTAGCAGTATGGTACTATGATCAGGTGATATTACATTTCCACCATCAGCTTTTCAATTTGACCTGTCAACAACTAAATCAGCGTTCAATTTTTTGAATATTAGATCTATTTTATGCACTCCCTTAATtaaaaaagtgatggaagagtcATTCCAATAATGTTGCAGATTGGTAAAACTAAGGTCTTTCTAAGAGCGGGGCAGATGGCGGAGTTAGATGCTCTCAGAAATGAGGTATTAGGACGATCAGCCACTGTCATTCAGAAACAAGTGCGAACCTTTTTCTACCACAGATGGTTTGGGCAAATGCGGCTGTCTGCTATAACTATTCAAGCTTATACTAGAGGTAAAGCTGTTTCTGCTTATGTAGCCCAATGTTTTCTGCTATGCCctttaaaatatactccctcaaTTCCAATCATTTCTATACATTTATGAAATATATGAGAGTTATATTTTAATCAAACATATAGAATTgatttgaatggagggagtattattttgaaTGGGAAATTTTTGAAGCTGATGGATAGGGATGTGGAAGACTTTGTTTGTGTGAAAGTTTCACGAGATGTGTGGGGTTATTGATATGGAGTAATTTATTTTGTCTTGGATCTTAGAGCAAACAATTTTGTATATTCTTTATGGTCTTTTTTCTGAGAAGTCCAGCAGTATTTCTGTATTTTCTTCATTTGCTCAACAAAAACTTCTTGCTTGTTCAAAGTTAAAATGTAATCATCAAAATGATTGAATTTCAATCCCATGTTAACTGGAATTCAGGTTTTTCTTTCTGTTTGTTTCAGGAGAGGTGGCCAGGTGTCTCTTTGAGcacaaaaagaaagaaagagcTTCTGTACGAATTCAAAAGGAGTCACGGAAGTATCTCGCGAGGAAATCTTATTTAGCATTCTGCTCCTCTGCTGTTTCTATTCAGAGAGGCATGCGTGGGATGGCTGCTCGTAGTGAGCTTCTTTTCAGAAAACGGAGAAAGGCCGCAATTTTAATTCAGGTAAGACCGTAAGAGTGACATTGCTCAATTGGGGCAATAATATGCCAGTCTCTAGTGCTTGAGCAGGGTGCATTTTGGGTAAAATTTGTACAATATATCTGTATTTCAGCCGAAGCAAGTTGTCATATTATCGTAGTTAAGTTGTTTGTGTTATGCTGATATTTAATCCACCCCGACATTTCAATTTATGGCATGATTTTGATTATATGTAGACTAGTCAATGGAGTAATCATTGTGGTAGCAGCATATTTATGTGATGCAATTTTCATAAGGAGTCTTTAGAAACAGCCTCCATGGGCAGGTTTCCAACACATTTTTAAGacccccccacacacacacacacacactacctTGCCCAAGGCAGGAGCTGTAGGCTGTGAGGTCCTTCTTTAGACATTCTTttttattttgttcatcatttttacGTATGTCTTCTTAATTATGTTCATTTCTTCTACAGTGTCAGTACAAACGGCACGCAGCCCGCCGACAGTTTACGAGAATGAGGAAGGCTGCAATTGTTACACAATGTGCTTGGCGAGCAAAATTGGCGAGAAGAGAATTACGAAAGCTTAAAATGGTATAATATTCTCAGAATCTGTTTTCTAATTTTATATTTTGATGTTGGCCTATGTGATGTTATATATCTATTTCTAAAACAACCAAATTTTCTTTGACAAATTTTTGTATGAGAGGTCTCATATATTTATGGCACCGATAAAAGGACATAAGTATCAAATAGTTATTTTACAAAAATACACCCACCTTTCTGCCATCTGCCTGACCGCCACCACCATAACCACCGCGAACATCCTTGGTGTCTCTACATTTGTGTTATTTCTCATCATCAATAAAATATTTGTTATACTTTATATACGAAGTAATTATTATGGAATCAAGAATTTGCTAACTCAAACCAATTGTGAAATACTATTTATGCGAAATTGAGTATTTTTTAATTCGTATCCAACCGGTTTAGGCTGAAACAGTTTAGACTCATTTGGGTTTGGGTATTGTTCGGATAAAAAGAATTCAGTTTAATTTTGATTCCGGGTTTGGGTTGATTAAGGTCAATCATTTGAGGTTTGATCAAGTATCAATTCAATTATTTCGGATCAGTTTCTACTGTTCGGGTTTATTTTACTAGGTATATAGGTGATGCCAGACAAGAGAAGTAGAGGAGAGGTGGTACAACCATAATGACAATTGTTATCCGACGTGGTTGCCGCAGACCAAGAGAGTAGGCTTAAGAGAGATGAAGGATGAGGGGGCATAGGTTGAAGAGAGAGGAATATTTAGGAGTTAAGCTGAAAGCTATTGAGCACTTTTGTGATGAATGCTTTAGAACTATTTCATGCCATAGTCTTTTTTTTCGCCCATCTAGTTTTCTCCAATTTTATCTCTCTTCATGAATGGACTTGATGGCATGTAATTCTCGAAACCAGCTACAGCATTTTTACCTAAGATAGTGATCTTATCTAGGAGGGGACGAGATGCAAATTTCGGTACTTTTGAGCTAAGAACTGTTGAGCACTACTTGCAGTACTGTACTCTTGTTTTAGCTTCAACAAGGAACAGCAATGTGCCTTCTATCAAAAAGGGGTAACATGAAATCCTCATAATCAAAGTATATCGTTGGCTATGCTGCTCAATATATTATGTTGGCTAGTTTGATATTGTGTTTCCTACAATGTGAATCAATTTGTCCACCGCTAAGGTTATACATAATGTTAGTACCAATTTGATGTTTTCAATATTTTTATCTACATTATCTTGATGGAGGTCTCTCAGTCATATGTATTGATTGAAATGGTTATGAGTTTCCTGATCATCTTCAGGCTGCAAAGGAAACAGGAGCCCTTCAGGACGCAAAGAACAAGTTGGAAAAACAAGTAGAAGAACTAACTTTATGTTTGCAGCACGAGAAGCGTCTGAGAGTAAGTATTGTACTGAGAGTGAGAAACTACCGACCAACGCTATGTTATGCTTGAACTGTGAAGACAGTCATATCATGACATTGACAATCTAATTTCAATAGTTCTCGTACCTATTTATTTTTTTgacgaactttttttttttgttttacttTGTAGCTTGTTTTGATGTTACAATTTGATTCTGTTTTTTATGTGCTAGAtcttattctttttcttttcataGGCTGATCTCGAGGAAAccaaaaaacaagaaaattctaAGTTACAGCTAGCCTTGGACGAAATGCAGAGGCAATATCAAGAAACCAAGACGTTGCTTATGAAAGAACGAGAGGAAAATGTTGATAAAACAGGAAAGCAAGATCAAGAAACCAAAACATTGCTTACGAGAGGAgaggaaaatgttaataaaacAGGGGAGCAAGGTCACGAAACCAAATCGTTACTTACGGAAGGAgaggaaaatgttaataaaacAGGGGAGCAAGGTCACGAAACCAAATCGTTACTTACGGAAGGAgaggaaaatgttaataaaacAGGGGAGCAAGGTCAGGAAGCCAAATCGATGCTTACTGAAGTAGATGAAAATGTTAATAAAACAGGAAAGCAAGGTCAAGAAACGAAAACCTTGCTTACGAAAGAAgaggaaaatgttaataaaacAGGCGAGCTAGTCCCTGTTATACAGGAAGTGCCTGTTGTTGATAATGATCTTGTAAATAAGCTTACCAAGGAAAATGAGCAGCTCAAAGTAATAAATCATGTGCAACTCCAGGTTGATCTGTTATTCATGGTGTCAATATCTTTCTTTACTTACTCAAATATTTTATTACATTGTAGGAACTAGTATGTTCATTAGAGAAGAAGATTGATGAAGTTGAGAAGAAATATGAGGAAACTAGCAAACTGAGTGAAGAGCGTTTAAAGCAGGCACAAGACGCAGAGTCTAAAATAATTCAGCTCAAGACTACAATTCAGAGGTGATCAATGACTCATGCTTTGTAATCGTGTCTGGCTGCTGGTCTCTTAGTTGTATTGAGTAGCGTATGGGAGTCCATACTGTAGACTACTCATACATAAGACTTAAAATCCCTCCCTGCAACCGAATTATGTAATGCAGTAGTTTATCTAGTTTTCGCAACATTAAGGTGCGACTAGGCTCGGGATCGAGGACGGTTTGTCCAAGCTCTAGCCGAACTTTGACTGAATCGATTCCGAAGGCTCTTTGAGCGAGGTCAGTATATATTAGTCAAATTTGTGACTTGCTTCGCTTGCGACTAGTGTCGATGTCGAATATTGGTCTCTCCATTTAAAACAGAGCTGTACTCGGACATGGTCAAACGTTTCTTGACCAATTATACAGCAGGAAAACAATTCGTGTGTCTAAGCTAGTAAAATTATCTCAACTCCTTTATATATAAATAACTCTATAACATTTCTGAAATAGACTTACATTAATATAAACAATCATCAAACTCCAAATAACTTTAATGCTACATTCACTTTTTTTTTAAACTATCCATGCTCCGTGGACATAAGAAGGACGAAATTTATTACAACCTCTTTTTCGTTTTTAGTGGATCCTTGCCTCCctcatgtgtgtgtgtgtgtgtgtgtgtgtgtgtgtttcaTACATCCCTTTATTTTATCTTTTTCTCTTCTTGCTGTATAAGTTACTCCCTCTGTTCCTGTTAATcgttatttattttccttttaggGTGTATTAAGcaatagttatctattttcaTTATTGGTGATGAGTTGTTTGCAAATTGACATAAACCCCCACTATCTACAAATTTGTGGGTCATTTCTGTGTGCAAGTTGGAGAATGTGTTTTGTATGGTCCAAAATCACTCTCTATGTGATGCTGTTTAACAATCAGACTAAGTGCCAAATAACTGCAAATGGCTAATTGTCGTGCGGTAGAATTATCTTTCCACGCAAAGATCCTCCAGCAGTTTTACTTCAATTAACCTTCTATGAAAGAAGGGATGGCAGCTTTACCTGAACAGTTATGGTTCAAAGATCATTTCAAGACATACTTTCTTTCAAGTCTAGTATATGTATATGGGCCCTTCTGTATGCCTGACTTTATGTTGTACCAAGATTTAATAGAACGTGTAGGTGGTAAATACTGATAATTTGAAGATAATCTTGGAAATATTTGTCAAAAAATCTGACTATTGTGCTCAAATCTGTTGGTTCTAGTCATTGAAGTGCAATCAAATTATCTGTTACTATCGCTTTTATGTAAAGAATTAATTCTTAaattgcatctttatttgatttccAGGCTTGATGAAAAAATTGCGGACATGGAAACTGAGGACTATGTTCTACGGCAGCAAGCTTTAAAATCCTCCAGTAGAAGAATGTCAGAGCATCCGGTGAATATGCTGAGTCCCTGTCTGCTTTAATAGTGTTGTAATGATATGAAACTATCATCCATTTACTCTGTGTTATAATGGTTTCAGTCTTGCGAATGATCACTGATTGTAAGGCTAGTAAGGCGTGGCCACAACTTTGAGCAAATTGTCCTCTTTTTTTGATGTTTTATTGTTGCTAATATGAGTCTATTTGACAGGAACTCCCGAGTGGGACACCAAGGAAAAATTTTGGCACTGAGTCCTTGAGAAAATCACAGATGGAGAGGCAGCGTGTATGTATATCATGTCACTGTGAACAACATGACACTTTTTTCCTCTAGTATTAATTATCTAGGTCGGATCTATGGTCCCATGTGATTCTTGCAATCTCTGTCTGCAGGAGCTCTCAGATTCTCTTATCAAATGTGTGGCTGGAGATGTTGGCTTCAGTCAAGGGAAGCCAGTTGCCGCATTTACGATGTACAAGTGCCTTCTTCACTGGAAGTCGTTTGAAGCAGAAAGGACTAATGTCTTTGACCGACTCATTCAGTTGATTGGTTCTAAAATTGAGGTAAATATATCTGGATGCTAAAAGCCTAAAACAATGTCTATTTCAAAAGCTTCTAGCATCTGTTTCCATTTCTCCTATCATACTTTGCTCTTTGGATATCTTCGTTCGAGATCGAACATGAATGTATTGACAATGTTGATTCTTGCTTTTCTGATAAATAGTAATATCTTATATCGAAGACAGAAAATGTCCATTTCTGTTAGAGTGAAGCTTTCTTTTCTGGTTTTGGCACATAATGGACTCATGTTTCCATTTCCAACAGAGTCAAAGATTCATTATActttggttctggattatgatggaaATGGAATAAAGCAGTCATCGATGTAATTCTGATCGCAATTTTCAATTtgggacatttgggaaccccttTGAGCTCTTTAGTCATTAGAAAGGGGTGAGGCTGCATAAATATGACCTCCCTTTGTGGAAGCCCTTGAGGCATTGTGGTAATGTTGTTGGATTGTGACGGAATAAATTCTAGAATCTCTTATAGTCCCATGGGCTTCTTTGTTCATGAAGGAGAAATGATAGTAATTTCCGGTTATGGATCACATGGAAACAAGCTCTTTGTTATTGGAGGAAGAAGGTTACTTTTGTTCTTAGACCTCCAAGACAGGGAGTCCTTATATGTAAACATATAGTAGTACAGAAAATTCCATCTCAGACTCAAGGTAGGGTATACATTTCTATACAACAACCTGACATTAACATATAAAGATGCTCTATAAAACACTGCTCAAATATAGTCAATAGGTTGTGGTACATTTGAAAAAAAAGCTAGAATGCATCTCTATCGCAGTTGCCAGTACCTTGCTAACTGTGCACATTTTAATAAAATCACCAatgcctaaaaaccaaaccagaCCTTTCAGAAACTGTCCCCCTCTATAGCCAATCAACATCTTCCATAAGGAATGAACCACATCAGAGAAGAATACTTCACCAACCTATGATGATAATATCTGGGCTCAAAAGAGTTTTAAgctaaaccctaaaaccctaagtTGTTGAGGACAGCTTAGTTGTGTGTTTGCTCAAGGAACTCGTTGAAAGTCTATTTGGGTGTAAACATGATGAAAAACCGGTAGAGCTTCCCTGTCTTAGGAATAAATTTTGTAGATAAACTGGTTGTGGAAAATTACGTTAAAATTGCTGTGTTGAAAGCGCCTGCCAATATAGGTGAACACATGAAAAATTACCCATTAGAAGTACCCGATCATTAGGAGTACCGCAAAACTTCCCCTTGGATTCACTTGACCTTACATATTGATGGATCAATTATAAGGTTAATCCCAATGGTGTGATACTTTATTTCCTTCTTTATGGTCTGGCATATTACCCCAGCCAGATTGAATTGGATATCATCAGTGATGTCTACAAAGGTTGATCCAGTAGATCTGAGACATTATATACATGTTCACTAAGTGGATATCCGTGTTTGTGTCATTGGGGGGGCGgaagaaggggggggggggggtgtttgtTCTTGTAAGCTAGTatgatttgtttttgtttattttttacgCTGCTGCGATGGTTTTTGTTTGGTTGAATTTTCAAATCCTTCAAGTTGTTGCTTTTCTTCTTTGTTTTCCCGTGTAACTTTAGACTTCATACCAAAATCATGCAGAATTCTGATGATAACTGTCATCTGGCTTATTGGCTATCAAACACTTCTACGCTATTGTTTTTGCTGCAAAGGAGTTTAAAGTCAAGCAAAGACTGGAAACCTCCTCAACCAACATCTTTTTTTGGGAGGATGGCACAAGTAATACACCACTCATCAGAATAATGTTTAGTATATCATTTTGGTTAATAGCTTTTGTGATAACTACTATGTATCATTTATGCAGAATTTGTCGTACTAGTTTGATTAGTTGAGGTTTGATTCCTGATAGATCATTTTTTTTCCTAGGGATTTCGGTCCTCTCCTTCTTCTGCAAATATTCAACTTGACATAGTTCGTGCTGTGGAAGCTAAGTATCCGGCTTTGCTTTTCAAGCAGCAGCTAACTGCTTATGTTGAAAAAATCTTTGGAATTGTTCGAGATAATTTTAAAAAGGAGATTTCTCCCCTGCTTTCTTCATGTATTCAGGTACATTTTAATTTGGTTACTATGACCCTTATCCACCATCCACCTTTAAGTGCATGCTTTCCTTTTCAGTATTTTTTATGTGTGTGCCATTTGTGGACGTTGGGAATTCAGTGTGAACTATGATCCCACATCTTTTCTAGACTTCCTTTTTCCATCAGGTTTTATCAATCACCTTCATTTATGGTGCCGAAAGAACCATGAACTTTAAATATGGTAGAGGGAGTATGTAGAATTTGTTGCTCTAGATTCTCATGTTCCGTTCCTTCTGACAGAGCAACCAATTTACTGCTTTACAGACAGCTGAAGGATAAACTTGGACTTCCTAAAACAATTTTTAAAATCATTTGCACTTAGTTCAGGGAAAAAGCTGCTTACGTGTTTAACTCCCTATCTTGTTGAAGAAGCTTGGTGTTCATAATAATGATATAAATTTTTGCAAGGAGCGCCTAGGTGATCATTGTTGATTGAACATTTGGCTTAAAAAATCCAACCCTTTCCCTTGAGTAGTCAGGTCCCAAACTGATTCTGCAATATGCCCTTAATTTCATAGAATTTTAAATTATGTCATCTCATTGGAAGTACAATTACTCAATTCATCTTTACTTAGTATCTTTCTTCTCCCATTACCCCATAATCTTTAGGCCAGTACATACTATTACACGTATTATATTGTACATTAGTATTCTTTCAAAGCCCTAATTCTCCTGGAAGTATATTTAACGGATTATAATATGATACCAAAGACTCACTATTCTTTAGTTTGGATAGGATGTTACAATGTAACGTCGTCAAATGACACGCTGAAGTTGTGCTTCTTATATGGTGAAGTAATAATTGATCAATACATTTCCTGATGCAATTTAAATTGTGGCTAATCCCGGAACATCCTATTAGtatactccctttgtcccggtcatttgtttgcctattccattttggggggtctcaatcatttgtttgcctttctattttaggaatgccttTAATGGGCAATTGGATCCTCTATACTCAATTTTATCCACTTGTCATCTAATCATTGgctctctcctctttccttggtctttgtgccaaaacaaaaggccaacaaatgaccgggacggagggagtatttaacACAAGTTAGTTCTGCGTACGTCCAACCACCTTGCCCTCATGTAGGTGAAAGCCTATGAGATGCAGGGGTAACGCTGTTGTTGCTGTTCTTGTTGAGATATTATTTTGTGGTTTGAATGTTAGtaaataaaatgacaaaaatgaaaCTCGTTTTTGTTTACATGTAGATAGTCTAACATGGTTACATGGTGATTCAATCAACGAGATAATAACCATCTAGAATAAATAAAAAATTTAGTAATTGCCTTTTATCATGCATTCATAAAGGACCTTCATGTCACTGACATGTCTACTCAATTAGTATAGAATTTCATTTGTCTTAAAACTAGTTTTTTATGCATTCTCAAACCATCATTGATGGATTTTGCGTCTTGTGTTAGAAGTCTTGACCTAGCGTTTTACCAACAATTAATTCTCCTCTCTCTTTTATATTTGATGTCTTCACTTCCAAATCAATAACAATCTTTGACATAAAATTATTTTGCCATGTAGGCTACAAGGATAGCACAAGGTGATACTTCTTTGCCAATTCCTGTAGAAAATCATTGGCGGAACATCATCGAAAACCTTCAAAAATTTCTTGACATACTGAAGGAGAACCATGTATGTTTACTTCTTGTAGTATTCTGAATGATTTAACAATCTTAACTTGTTGCTAATACTGTGTTGTTTCTGGTGCAGGTACCAAAAAATCTTGTACAGAATATCTTTACACAGATCTTTTTGTTTATAAATGTGCAGCTTTTCAACAGGTAAATTTTTTGTACTCCGTATCTCATCTCAGGGAAATGTATGGCAAATGAATAATATGAACTTGTATACAATATGGTAATATGGTGCATTCTAGTATGGTGAATGTAGTATTTGAAATTATGCACAATATTTTAAATTCACGAGTAAGATGACCACTTTAGAAAACAATATGAGCGCCTTATTTTTTATAAGTACGATCCCTTTGCTTCGTAATTATCATAGCCTTTAAGATCTTCATCACCTTAGTACTTGATGATTGGAATAAAGTATGCCGTCAATTCTTACCATCAACAATATTTATAAACCCAATTAAAAGTAGTattaatcggggtcgaaccacgagGACCGAGGGATGTATATTGAGTTTAATGCAAGTCTAGTCTAGTTGGGAAGCAAGAaggattgattctaaactaataataAACTAAAATGAGTAGCTAGCAAAAGGTGTAAACAATCAATTTAAAGTCTAGGGTCTTCGGGTTCATCTAAGGGGGTGAAAGTGAATCATGGGTGAATGAAGGAGTCGAGGGTAAGGTTTAGTCTAGGGAATTGGCACATAGTCTTGGCCTTCCTAAGGATGACACCTAACTATCATCAAGCATACAATCCTCTCCTAACTATGCTATCAAAATCCCCCATAAACTTTCATAGACAAAGGACTTAAGCAAATAATGAAGAAAGACAAGAGCTTTCACTCAAGCAAATCATCAAACACCTTATATGCATGTGTAGGAGGACCAAACAATTTACCCACAACCCACATATTCATCACCCAATCATTCCATTAATTCCCACTTAgaatccccctaaaccctaggggGTCACTACTCACACATAATCAAAGAGTAAATGCAAACAATTTGAGAAAGACAACTAAACACAATGGAAAGCATGGTGTAAAttataacaatgaaaataagaaattgatatgtaaactattgatttagACAAAGTAAATAAGAAGAGAAATGTACCAACAATAAGGAAAGATGGTCACTTTGATTGAATTAATGAAGAGATTCTTCAATATCTCCAAATTACAACCCAAtaaccaaatgtaaacaattgatgatAACTACTACTAAACTAATTTTACTAAGTAATTGatattgattaaggaaagattagtgctttgattaaggaaagattgcaTAAATTAAAGGAAAGTTtcggatctagggttgtgtgtctaaaatgaattaatgagaggggtatttatagttttTCAAACATTTAGGTTAAAAATTACAAGGAAATAGAAATGCGGGGAGAAGGAGTCTGAGCCGGCCGCCGGTCCTGGACCGGCTGGAAACCCGCTGGAACTTTCAGCTTTCATTAAGTTGCCAGGTACGATGAGCCGGCCAACCGGCTGCCTGCCGTCTCTGAACCGGCCCAGAGGAGGGATTCtcagccggctgaccggctgccggccgggAGTCCTCTTTCACTTCCTTTCTCCTTCTACGCCTTCCTTCAATCTTCTTCCATATGCTTGTCTTGTGAGGTCCTTTGCTAGCTCCCTTAGTCCTCTTCCCGATGCAAAACCTGCAAGGAGGGACATAAAACTCGTAGTACGGGACTAAATCTACAAAATGCAAGCTGGAAGGGTCAAAAACCGTGTAGGTTCGGGAAAAATGCATAGAGAAGAAGGGGGAAATTGACACAAAATGGGCACTCATCAGTACTTTATGTAGAACACTAAGTTAAAGTAATGTTTGATTCATTATGGTTTCCCCACCCTAGAAATAGCTAAACATATATGAGATTAACTGAGACGTTACCTCTCTGAATTCAATGAGCAAAAATAAGGATACCATCTTAACTGTAAGAAACAAGAAGCATGTAATGGTTACCTGAGACGTTACCTCTCTGAATTGACAGTCTGTTTATGCGTCAAGAGTGTTGTACATTCAGCAACGGAGAATATATGAAGGCTGGATTGGATGAGCTGGAAACCTGGTGTCAAGAAGCAACAGAAGAGGTATGGGAACACACCATCTTCTGCGTTGAAAATATTGTTGTTATCCTTTGTGGATGCTTACTTCTTTCCTCGTACCTCTTTATAAGAAAATTTTACACTTGGAATGATATCATATATGTGTCTGGACACTTATGACGCCTATAGTTCGGAATAGAAACATCTTTCTTGATAGATTCTAACGCATAATTAAGAATCACTGAAATGCCGAGGACAAGGAGTCCTCTTATCTGGGAAATTACAAGGCACCAACAGCTAGCGCACTTTCAAGATTAGTTTTAAAAGGCATGAGGTGCACCAAAGTCAAtatccttttttttctttaatgtAAACAAGAAAATATCATAAACCTCGAAACACAATATGAAGAAATTATACTAGGAAACCAGATGTGGCCACTATACATCGCAAAACGCGAGCCGAATGGGATATAGATACATTTTCAAACGTCATCTATGCCCATTCCTGAAGAAAAATATGTGCAATGAGCTAATTTCTTTTCTACTGTGGACATCAAATATTTGGCTTATGGTGTTACATTTATAGTTTGTAGGATCATCATGGGATGAACTCAAGCATACAAGGCAAGCTGTTGGTTTCCTGGTATGTTTCATTTATGCTACTGTTTTTCTAAAGTTGAAAACTTCATTTCCTTGTGTACTTGTCGATAAGGTTAGAAGGGGAAGTTCTTAACCACCAACCATTCTTTAAGAAATCTAGGTTCTTCATTCTATCGGATGTTCTACATTGTCAAGTATATTTGCTTTATTTTCATCCATCTTATGTGAAAAATGCTTCTGAAAGGCCAAGTGCTTCCAAGCATATTAATCTAATATCTGCCTGTTTCTTTTTCCAACTGAAATCCACTAGAAAACAAACGCTTAG is a window encoding:
- the LOC141609382 gene encoding myosin-6-like isoform X2, which encodes MDVVGIAPDEQDAIFRVVAAILHIGNIEFKKGSEPDSSEPKDEKSVFHLKTASELFMCDEKALEDSFCKRVIVTRGESITKNLDPVAASVNRDALAKTVYSRLFDWLVNNINRSIGQDPDSKSLIGVLDIYGFETFKTNSFEQFCINLTNEKLQQHFNQHVFKMEQEEYTREEIDWSYIEFVDNQDVLDLIEKKPGGIIALLDEACMFPRSTHETFAEKLYQTFSNHKRFSKPKLSRTDFTISHYAGEVTYQTELFLDKNKDYVVAEHQELLGASKCAFVASLFPPLPEETSKSSKFSSIGTGFKQQLQALLETLSSTEPHYIRCIKPNNLLKPAIFENGNILQQLRCGGVMEAIRISCAGFPTRRPFLDFINRCRILAPEVLNGSRDDVTACRKILEKVQLKGYQIGKTKVFLRAGQMAELDALRNEVLGRSATVIQKQVRTFFYHRWFGQMRLSAITIQAYTRGEVARCLFEHKKKERASVRIQKESRKYLARKSYLAFCSSAVSIQRGMRGMAARSELLFRKRRKAAILIQCQYKRHAARRQFTRMRKAAIVTQCAWRAKLARRELRKLKMAAKETGALQDAKNKLEKQVEELTLCLQHEKRLRADLEETKKQENSKLQLALDEMQRQYQETKTLLMKEREENVDKTGKQDQETKTLLTRGEENVNKTGEQGHETKSLLTEGEENVNKTGEQGHETKSLLTEGEENVNKTGEQGQEAKSMLTEVDENVNKTGKQGQETKTLLTKEEENVNKTGELVPVIQEVPVVDNDLVNKLTKENEQLKELVCSLEKKIDEVEKKYEETSKLSEERLKQAQDAESKIIQLKTTIQRLDEKIADMETEDYVLRQQALKSSSRRMSEHPELPSGTPRKNFGTESLRKSQMERQRELSDSLIKCVAGDVGFSQGKPVAAFTMYKCLLHWKSFEAERTNVFDRLIQLIGSKIENSDDNCHLAYWLSNTSTLLFLLQRSLKSSKDWKPPQPTSFFGRMAQGFRSSPSSANIQLDIVRAVEAKYPALLFKQQLTAYVEKIFGIVRDNFKKEISPLLSSCIQATRIAQGDTSLPIPVENHWRNIIENLQKFLDILKENHVPKNLVQNIFTQIFLFINVQLFNSLFMRQECCTFSNGEYMKAGLDELETWCQEATEEFVGSSWDELKHTRQAVGFLVIPQKSDITYDDLTNNLCPLLSVQQLCRICTLYRDDSDNTQSVSSDVISSMRAVMTGEDKSEDSETTNDAFLLDDTSSMPFSVDELSASQEDRDFAGVKAPLSLVENPDFQFLQD